A segment of the Aureliella helgolandensis genome:
TACCGTCTATGCCGAAGCGCACATTGGGCACATGGTGGGGCCAGTCATTTTCGACACCATCAAACGCTACTTGGTCTACAGTGGTTACCAGGTTCTGTGGGTCGTAAATATCACCGATGTGGATGACAAGCTCATTGCCTCCGCCAACAAACGCGGTGTCCCCATGTCCCAAGTCGCTACGGAAATGACCATGGATTACATGGCCAACTTGCAGGCATTGGGAGTCAATCAAATCGATTCCATGCCTCGCGCGACCGACAACATGGACGAGATCATTCACTTCATTGAAGAATTGATCGAGAATGGTTTCGCCTATGAAAACGCGGGAGATGTCTTCTTTGACGTCACCCGTGATCCGGAATACGGGCAACTTTCCAACCGCACCTTGGAAGGCCAGCTGGGCGAAGGGGGCGGCGCGGCAGCCAAAAAACGCTCCGCGGGAGATTTTGCACTTTGGAAATCTGCGAAAAAAGGGGAGCCAAGCTGGGCCAGCCCCTGGGGAGAAGGACGTCCGGGTTGGCACATTGAATGCTCTGCAATGAGCCGAAAAATACTTGGCAAGACCTTTGACATCCATGGCGGAGGGCTCGATCTGGTCTTCCCCCACCACGAGAACGAACTGGCCCAAAGTCGTTGTTGTCATGGCCAGCCGATGGCTCGCTACTGGATGCATAACGGATTGATGCGTTCCGGTGCCGCCGGCAAAGTGGGCGGGAAGAGCGATCGCCAATCGACCGCTCCCCCTGCAGATGTCGAAGCCGAAACCGCCGGCAAGATCAGCCGCAGCAAGGGTGCGGGCGGCCTAGCCAAGCTGATCGAAGAACAGACGGGGGACCGCATTCGCTTCTTCCTGCTCCGTTCGCAATATCGAAGTACCATTGTGTTCGGCCCCGAAGGACTCGAAGAAGCAGGGCAATCGTTGGGAGCGTTCTACCGCCTCATCGCGCGCTTCGAACGACTCTCGGGAGAGAGTTTCTATCTTCGCGGCGACCAAGAACTTGAGTACGCGAAGACCCGCGTCGCCGGTGATGCCAACCTAGCCAATGCCCAAGCAGGCTTGCTGACGGAGCTCGCAAAGCTCCGCGCTTCCTTCCTGGAAAAAATGGACGATGACTTCAATACTGGTGCAGCCGTCAGCGATCTCTTTGAAACCTCGCGTACAATCAATCGCTACGTCGATGCCGAAAACCTGGAAGACTCCACGCAGCGCAC
Coding sequences within it:
- the cysS gene encoding cysteine--tRNA ligase produces the protein MAPSSKIRVYNTLTRQKEDFQTVEPGKVGMYLCGPTVYAEAHIGHMVGPVIFDTIKRYLVYSGYQVLWVVNITDVDDKLIASANKRGVPMSQVATEMTMDYMANLQALGVNQIDSMPRATDNMDEIIHFIEELIENGFAYENAGDVFFDVTRDPEYGQLSNRTLEGQLGEGGGAAAKKRSAGDFALWKSAKKGEPSWASPWGEGRPGWHIECSAMSRKILGKTFDIHGGGLDLVFPHHENELAQSRCCHGQPMARYWMHNGLMRSGAAGKVGGKSDRQSTAPPADVEAETAGKISRSKGAGGLAKLIEEQTGDRIRFFLLRSQYRSTIVFGPEGLEEAGQSLGAFYRLIARFERLSGESFYLRGDQELEYAKTRVAGDANLANAQAGLLTELAKLRASFLEKMDDDFNTGAAVSDLFETSRTINRYVDAENLEDSTQRTAERMQTFRSGMSVLRELGAILGLFHKEPKNAASDEGADGQVVDGLMKVLIDLRAQARAKKDFATSDTIRDGLAGVGITLQDLKEGTTWEKA